From one Alicyclobacillus acidocaldarius subsp. acidocaldarius Tc-4-1 genomic stretch:
- the gluQRS gene encoding tRNA glutamyl-Q(34) synthetase GluQRS, with the protein MTPSYKGRFAPSPTGYLHVGNAWVAILAWLDARQKGGAFILRVEDLDEARSRDVYRGAMMEDLRWLGVDWDEGPDVGGPAAPYEQRFRRGLYEQALARLQEARELYPCFCARSRLLSIASAPQGQGLFSDEPRYDGRCLRLSDAERAERAASKPPSFRLHVSDEALVTVDDRLLGRTTARPAEGGDFVVRRADGVIAYHLAVVVDDHAMGVTDVIRGADLFPSAFRQVYLAERLGYAPPRYAHVPLVVDEEGRRLAKRHGDLSLRALRQAGVRSEHLVGFLLWLAGQLDRPEPVRLAEVMDRFDLARLPRHPVVWRAAYTRWLQAHADA; encoded by the coding sequence TTGACACCCTCGTACAAGGGTCGATTTGCGCCGAGTCCCACCGGCTATTTGCACGTGGGCAACGCCTGGGTGGCCATCCTCGCCTGGCTCGACGCGAGGCAAAAGGGCGGTGCGTTCATCCTGCGCGTCGAAGATCTGGACGAGGCGAGGTCCCGCGACGTGTACCGGGGGGCGATGATGGAGGATCTGCGTTGGCTCGGCGTGGATTGGGACGAAGGCCCAGACGTGGGCGGGCCCGCTGCGCCGTACGAGCAACGCTTTCGGCGCGGATTGTACGAGCAGGCGCTTGCGCGCCTCCAAGAAGCACGCGAACTGTACCCGTGTTTCTGTGCGCGATCTCGGCTTTTGTCCATCGCCTCGGCGCCACAAGGGCAAGGGCTGTTCTCCGATGAGCCCCGTTACGATGGCCGCTGTCTTCGGCTTTCGGACGCCGAGCGGGCGGAACGAGCCGCGAGCAAGCCGCCGTCGTTTCGCCTTCACGTCTCAGACGAGGCGCTTGTCACGGTCGACGATCGCCTGCTCGGCCGGACCACCGCTCGGCCGGCCGAAGGCGGCGACTTCGTCGTCCGCCGGGCGGATGGGGTGATTGCGTATCACCTGGCCGTGGTCGTCGACGATCACGCCATGGGCGTCACCGACGTGATCCGCGGCGCCGATTTGTTTCCGTCGGCGTTTCGCCAGGTCTATCTCGCTGAGCGCCTGGGCTATGCTCCCCCGCGCTACGCGCACGTGCCACTCGTCGTGGACGAGGAAGGGCGGAGGCTCGCAAAGCGCCACGGGGACCTGTCGCTCCGCGCCCTTCGCCAGGCGGGCGTGCGGTCCGAGCATCTCGTCGGATTCCTTCTGTGGCTTGCTGGGCAACTGGACCGCCCGGAGCCTGTGCGTCTAGCCGAGGTCATGGACCGGTTCGATCTCGCCCGGTTGCCTCGCCATCCCGTCGTATGGCGGGCGGCGTACACGAGGTGGCTTCAGGCGCATGCCGATGCGTAG
- a CDS encoding aldehyde dehydrogenase family protein: MSKASEVGKTHLFIDGDWEEAARHVELRSPYSGEPLAKIGYASPEQAARAIEVAARAQKSFRKVPAWQRAQILRKVAEIIADRKEELAETIAREAAKPIRAARQEIDRTIETYRFSAEAAKSIRGETVPMDAAPRGEHHVAFTLWEPLGVVTAITPFNFPMNLVAHKVGPAIAAGNAIVLKPAEQTPLSALVLGHIFQDAGLPPGVLNIIPGDGKELSEVLTTHPDVAFVTFTGSPAVGKIIRQQAGLRRVTLELGSNSPLVVDDGFTARELDKMAAEIVQGGFSYNGQVCISIQRVYIHDAVYDELVERIVAGAKALKVGDPLDEATDVSALINEQAGVRLKAWLDEAVDRGAKVLVGGRIEGNRMEPTVVTGVPFDAKLCTEEAFGPILLVERVSSFEKGLELANRSKFGLNAGVFTKRMDHAMLAIETVQAGAVLINQVPTYRVDHMPYGGVKESGVGREGVLYAMYDMMERKLAAIRTNF; encoded by the coding sequence GTGAGCAAAGCGAGTGAAGTGGGGAAGACCCATCTGTTCATCGACGGCGACTGGGAAGAGGCGGCGCGCCACGTCGAACTGCGGAGCCCGTACAGCGGAGAGCCCCTGGCGAAGATTGGGTACGCGTCGCCGGAACAGGCGGCGCGGGCCATCGAGGTGGCCGCGCGAGCGCAAAAGTCGTTTCGCAAGGTGCCGGCCTGGCAGCGGGCGCAGATCCTGCGCAAGGTGGCGGAGATCATCGCCGACCGGAAAGAAGAACTTGCCGAGACCATCGCGCGCGAGGCGGCCAAGCCCATCCGGGCCGCGCGCCAGGAGATTGATCGGACCATCGAGACATACCGCTTCTCGGCCGAGGCGGCCAAGTCCATCCGCGGCGAGACGGTGCCTATGGATGCAGCGCCGCGCGGCGAACACCACGTGGCGTTCACGCTTTGGGAGCCGCTTGGCGTCGTGACGGCCATCACGCCGTTCAACTTCCCGATGAACCTGGTGGCGCACAAGGTCGGCCCGGCCATCGCGGCGGGGAACGCGATTGTGCTGAAGCCGGCCGAGCAGACGCCGCTTTCGGCCCTGGTGCTCGGACACATTTTCCAGGACGCGGGCCTGCCGCCTGGTGTGCTGAACATCATCCCGGGAGACGGCAAGGAGTTGAGCGAGGTGCTGACGACGCACCCGGACGTCGCGTTTGTGACCTTCACGGGAAGCCCGGCGGTGGGCAAGATCATCCGCCAGCAGGCGGGCCTGCGGCGCGTGACGCTGGAGCTCGGTTCGAACTCGCCGCTCGTGGTGGATGACGGATTCACCGCGCGCGAGCTCGACAAGATGGCGGCCGAGATCGTCCAGGGTGGGTTTTCGTACAACGGACAGGTGTGCATCTCGATTCAGCGCGTGTACATCCACGACGCGGTGTACGACGAGTTGGTGGAGCGAATTGTGGCCGGCGCGAAGGCGCTCAAAGTGGGCGATCCGCTTGACGAGGCGACGGATGTCTCGGCGCTCATCAACGAGCAGGCGGGCGTGCGGCTCAAGGCGTGGCTGGACGAGGCCGTCGATCGCGGCGCCAAGGTGCTTGTCGGCGGGCGGATTGAGGGCAACCGCATGGAGCCGACGGTGGTGACGGGTGTCCCGTTCGATGCGAAGCTGTGCACGGAGGAGGCGTTTGGGCCCATCCTGCTCGTGGAGCGGGTGTCGAGCTTCGAGAAGGGGCTGGAACTCGCGAACCGGAGCAAGTTCGGGCTGAACGCGGGCGTTTTCACGAAGCGGATGGATCACGCCATGCTGGCCATCGAGACGGTGCAGGCGGGGGCCGTGCTCATCAACCAGGTGCCGACGTACCGCGTGGATCACATGCCGTACGGCGGCGTGAAGGAGAGCGGCGTCGGACGCGAGGGCGTGCTGTACGCGATGTACGACATGATGGAAAGGAAGCTCGCCGCCATTCGCACGAACTTCTGA
- a CDS encoding aldo/keto reductase gives MKYRPLGELQVSEISFGTWAIGGDWGRVDERDALDGLAAAMDAGVNFFDTADVYGNGRSEELLAKATRGREHEIYIATKFCRAGDIHDPATYSESSVRRFLEGSLRRLRREVVDLYQIHCPPTEILRDGAVFEVLDKLQSEGKIRYYGVSVETVEEGLLCLQVPGVRALQVIFNIFRQKPAEELLPKAKAQGVGILARLPLASGLLTGKFKPDHRFDPDDHRSFNEHGEQFNVGETFAGLGFAKGVELAEKLRWIGEGRGNMTRAALRFILDHDEVTCAIPGFKNRHQVEDNLAALEVRPFSPDERARLRRFYEDEVLPFIRGAY, from the coding sequence ATGAAGTACCGGCCATTGGGCGAACTGCAAGTGAGCGAAATCAGCTTTGGGACCTGGGCCATTGGAGGAGACTGGGGGCGCGTGGACGAACGCGATGCCCTCGACGGGCTGGCCGCCGCGATGGACGCGGGCGTCAACTTCTTTGATACCGCGGACGTGTACGGCAACGGCCGAAGTGAGGAACTGCTAGCCAAGGCCACGAGGGGACGCGAACATGAGATCTATATCGCCACCAAGTTCTGCCGAGCGGGCGACATTCACGATCCGGCAACCTACAGCGAGTCCTCGGTGCGCCGCTTCCTCGAGGGAAGTCTCCGCAGACTGCGGCGGGAGGTTGTCGACCTGTACCAGATTCATTGTCCGCCCACCGAGATCCTCCGCGATGGCGCCGTGTTCGAGGTGCTAGACAAGCTGCAGTCGGAAGGGAAAATTCGGTATTACGGCGTCAGCGTGGAGACGGTCGAAGAGGGGCTTTTGTGCCTCCAGGTCCCGGGCGTCCGAGCCTTGCAGGTCATCTTCAACATCTTCCGTCAGAAACCGGCTGAGGAGTTGCTTCCCAAAGCCAAGGCGCAGGGGGTGGGCATCCTCGCCCGACTGCCGCTCGCGAGCGGCCTGTTGACCGGCAAGTTCAAGCCCGACCACCGCTTCGATCCCGACGACCACCGCTCGTTCAACGAACACGGTGAGCAGTTCAACGTGGGGGAGACGTTCGCCGGCCTCGGGTTTGCGAAGGGCGTCGAGTTGGCGGAGAAGCTGCGCTGGATCGGCGAAGGCCGCGGCAACATGACGCGAGCCGCGCTCCGCTTCATCCTGGATCACGACGAGGTGACCTGCGCCATCCCGGGCTTCAAAAACCGGCACCAGGTGGAAGACAATCTGGCCGCGCTCGAGGTCAGGCCCTTCTCCCCGGATGAGCGCGCGCGACTGCGCCGGTTTTACGAGGACGAGGTGCTTCCCTTTATCCGCGGCGCCTACTAA